The following DNA comes from Neofelis nebulosa isolate mNeoNeb1 chromosome 3, mNeoNeb1.pri, whole genome shotgun sequence.
AAGGTTCCGTTTGACTCACTGCCTCGAGTCTGGGAGGAATGGAAGTCTCAGCTAGAAAGCGGATCTGCCCAAGGAGCGTAAAAAGTTGTTGGGTGCTTTTATTCCACAAATGAAGGTGGCTACGCATTCTAATCTAGTCTGTGTAGagattataattttcaaaaagacagGCTGAACATCCAAGTCTTAGTCAATATCAGCCTGCCCATGGGCTTCATTGTTCCAACCGCCTCTGTGTCAAGAAGTCAAGAGAAGCCTTGTCCTTATCCTGACTGTGGAGAAGGCCAGCAACTTCAGATCCCAAAGCCAACCGCCCTGTAAACTGCTCTGTCACACTGCTTCACTGGCCCTCTCCCCACCATCTGGGACCTCAGGCTGCCCTCAGAGGCACATGTGAGGAGACACAGGGCCCAGTAAAGTGGCATTAGCCTTGTGTCACGCTAGCGGCCCCAGCATCAGAGCCACCAGGAAGTTTGTTGCAAATAGCTGTCCATCTTTCCTTTTGGATTCCAGCCCAGGATGCCcagggttttttgggggttttgttgtttgctttttgtttgtttgtttttttcttttctcactttcctGAGTGATCCTGGTGCCCTCCATCTTGGGAGCCACACGGAAGGACAAGATAACCAGAGACCCCACGTCGTGGTCAGCAGATGTAGAGAGAGGAGGATAAGGAGAAATCCTGCCTGTTTTGGGGAAGTATCTTTGCTGTTCCCAAATAGTAGCTGAGCCTAGGAGCAGagcctcaaacaaacaaaagtaaccAAGGCCCCAGTGCAAGACTGAATTGCTGAGTTTTAATATGCAACACGAAGACTGCCAGTCGGCCTCTCTGTGGGTGGCAGCGGGCGAGCAACAGCCGAGGACACGGGGAAGGGGCGCCTAACTGCAGGCTGCATGTGCTGGCATGGTGTGTGAGAGGTCGGGGGTCGGCGGTTGGGGTGAGGGGCTAGGTGACCTCAGGAAGGGTCTCAGAGCTCCTAGAAGGACTCTAAGGGGTGGGAGGAGTTGAGTCCTTAGGGCATAGCAGGATTGGTTCAGGGCTCCTGGAATGAGGGTAGAAAggaacctggggtgggggtgggggatccgGGAGGGTAGGTGGGTTATTTCAATACGTCCAGGGCTCCTCAGAGCTCGAGATGGGGGTCTCAGAGGGCACGGCCTGCCCTCTGGATGCGGAGGGGTGTCACCGCATACGTGGTTGGAGGCCTCAGGGTGCAGGGGATTTTCGGGGAGACCTCAGCCGCGCAGAACTGGGACCCCGGGCGAGAAGGTGTCTCTGGGAGCTGTGGGGAGAAAGTCAAGGCCGGCAGGAGGCAGGTGCCTGGCGCGCGGAGGAGCGGCGGGGCCCGCAGGGGGTctccgccggccccgccccgggcGAGGGGCGCGCTCAGACGGCCTTGCACTCGCTGTCCCGCCGCCGCTTCCGGCGCTCGGCGTGCTCCTGCGCCTGGCGCGCCCAGGGCAGCGGCCCGCACACGCCCACCACACAGCAGGCGAGCCGCGGCCCCGCGTTGCCGTTCTCCACGCTGGCCGCGTTGCCGCCGCGGCCCAGGTCGTCCTCGCCCGCGTGGACCACCACGGCGCGGCCCACGATCGAGTGCGGGCCGAAGAGCGAGGCGGCCAGGCCGCCGCGGTACTTCCAGAGGCGGCCGTCGCGCACGGCGAAGTTGCCGAAGTCGCCCGGGTGCTGCGGGTGCGGCACGGCCCGCGGGTTGTAGTGCGCGCCGGTGGAGTCGCAGCCCTGGCTCAGGTCCCCGAACTGGTGCACGTGGATGGCGCGGCTGGAATTGTTGGGCTCGGCCGGGAAGCCCTCCAGGTCGAAGAAGGCCTCGAGCCGGGCGCCGGGCACCTGCTGCCGGAAGAGCACGAGGCCGCTCACCCGGGGCTGCGCCGCGTCCAGCGTGGCCGACGGCTGCACCCGGCAGGCGGCGTGGAGCGCGGCGTCCGGGCGGTCGCCCGCCGCCTGCCGCTGCGTCATCTCCTGCCAGATTGCCGTCACTTTCTCGTGCATGTCGCGGATCTGCGCCGCCGTGCTGGAGCCGGGCTCCTCCGGGTCCGGGTCGGACCAGGCGCGCGAGGCGCGGGCCGCCAGCAGCAGGTAGGCACACAGCAGCGCCGGCGCCAGCATGGCCGGAGTCGGGCACCTGCGGGCGCCCCCAGGGGTGGAGCAGAGCGAGCCTTAGTCCCTGGCAACGTGAGGACCCCCTGACCCCAGGGGCTTCCTCGCCCAGCGCGCATTCCTGCCTTGGCCCCGTGCCTTTCTGGGCCTGCTATGCTCCGGGACCTGGGTCAGGTGCTGTGCTTGTAAAGATGGCTTTGACACAGTCTCAAGCAACTCATGGGGATCTTTTCGAGCAGCCGGGGTGATCATGGCCCTCTCAAGTCCTGTCTGCATTATTTGGAGGAAGTCATGGGGCAATGGGGGGAGAGTCTCAGGGCACATAAGGATGGCCCTTCCagacctcccccccccatcacgccaccccaccccctgccaccctcGCTGAGCATCCTCTTGTACAGACCAGTTAAGACTTGCTACCCCTCATTCTCAGCCCTTAGACTAGCCGTGCCCTCTCCGAAGTGTCCTGCCCCCTCTTCTCTGCCGGGCACAGCAGACTTGAAGACAGAAACTCGGTTTTCCTCCTCATCAGCCCCAGCACCTGGGCCCACACCTGGCTGTAGGAGACATTTAATATGTGATTGTTGAATGAGGACTTCACCGAGGGACAGGCATGTCATCAAGTCATTCTAACACCATCCTGTGATTGGAGATGGATGAGCTCtgggctggggaaggacagagaaagtaGTACCCATCCTGCCAGGGGAACACCAGGAACGCTTCCCCagaggagatgacatttgagcttGGTCTCCCAAGACAAGCCGTTTTTGAGCTGAACCAGACTGGAGACTCCTTTCAGGCAGGAGGCACACCCTGACCTGTTCACAGCCTGTGAAGGGACACGGCATGTCTAAGGGACCGGGGGAGATTTTGTGTGGGAGAAGTAGAGACAGACGGAGGGAGAGGAGTTGCCCAGTTGCAGCAACCCCGATGGGAACCAGTGAAGGCCTTCACCAAGATGGAGGCAGCAATGCTGGAGGGGTATGGACTTGAGAGACATCTTGGATAGCACGGACAGTGGGCGGGGAGAGGGGTGCACGAGCAGGCGCGATGACTGAGTAGCCAGCAGGGGAGACTGGGCTGGGCCCATGGACAGAGGCCCTGAGAGGACAGCAGGGAGGGTGAGTTCAGCGGAGGCCCCCGGGGGTGAGAGTCTGGTCGGTGACGCACGTGGGGTGTTTGGTAGACATTTGGAAACACGGGTCTGGCACTTGGAAAAGGCAGCGTCACTGGGAGGGGTTTTCCGTGTCGACTGCACGTCACATTCCGGTTCATAAAAGTCACGTGCCCAGGCCTTGCCCGAGAGCTTCTGATTCAGCGGGCatggattattatttttgtaaagctCCATCAGAGATTCTGGGACCCAGCCAGAGCTTGAGAGTCAAAcacaggttcaaatcccagttctaaCGTTTGCTCATGGCGATATTGTGGGGGAGTTACTGGCTCTGTCTTAGCTACCTGTAAAATAGGGTAATGTCACCACGGATCACggcgaggattaaatgaggtattaTATGGCAGGCCAGTTTCATGTTTTTAAGTGCATCCTCCGGGATCAGGTCAGCGGCACTTTCAAGGGTCTTCTCCCGCCCCACAGCAGGTaccattttaaaagcaaactctggggttgaggatttttttcttcccgTAACCGTTACAGAAAGGCAATCTAGTATGGTGAGTACAAGAAGGGGTTCTGGAACTCACTGTCTGAagcctgcctctgccacttactCTCTGAGGGTTTAGTTATTTTTATCGCAGAGTTAGGAAGAGTAACTGCCGGACTGAAAACTGGTGGGGCTCCAGCtctttcctgagcctcagtgtgttttttgttttttgtttttatctgcaaatggggataataatacatACCTCAGGGGCTGGCTGAGACTTCAGGGAGACAGTTCGAATCGTTAACATTTATCGAACACGCGGAAGCGCTGTTAAAAAGCACTTTGGATATGTTAATTCGTATAAGTCTTCCAGGAACCCTATGGGGTAGGTGTcactgttatccccatttcaaagggcaggaaactgaggcacagagaagcaagTGTCTCGCCCGAAGTTACACAACGAATAGCTGAGGGCAAGATTTAAAAGTGTGTGGTCCAAGCCAAGGTTTAGCCACTACACCGAATGGCTCTCAAGTCGAAGGCacttagcatagagcctggttGGTAGAAAGTTCCTAGTATATGGCAACTCGTAGCGACCAGAGGGAAGCTGCTGATAGAAGTTTcgggacaggggcacctgggtggctcactaggttcgGCATCCAGCTCtcagtttcaactcaggtcatgatctcacagtttgtggcacCGAGTTCCTTGTCGGGATCTGTacggacagcgtggagcctgcttgggattctctctcttcctctctctctccctcccctgctcatcatgctcgcgctctctctctccctccctctctcaaaaagaaataaacgttaaaaaaaaaaaaaaggagaagaagttTCAGGACAATCAGGTGAGAGATGCTATTGAAGCCGTGACAGGAGGACGTGATGCCCGGGAAGGGCTCCCAGGAGGAGTGGCGGGAAGGTAGGAGAAGCCCAGAAAGTGAGGTCCAGGGAACCACCACCTCAGACATGGCCTGGTAAGGGGTTACCGCCCTGGAGCCCCAGGGAGCAGGAGCGAAAGTGGGGGACCGTCCCAGGCCTCAGCCTCAAGCTGTCCACCATCAttgcctcccccagccctgctggccgTCCTGCCCCCCAGGACGGCTCTGCCAGTTGGAAAACTCttccttaaaaacagaacaaaaacagatGGGTGCGGGGTGTGTCGATGAAGCTTTTTTTCAGAATTGGCTGggtaataattaacattttaaggaGATTCTTTTCTCTTGAGAGAAAAAACATCATCTTCCTCCACCTCAGGTGAGCCGGGACTCCTTGGTTCTCAACCTGGACTTCTACGTCCTGAGGCTGGTACCCGGGAGGCTCCCCTTTCTCACACACACCGTGTCCCCCTGAGATCGAGCTGTGAAGGACCAAGTGGTTTTGGGGGGCCCTGCTATGTGCCTGGTCTGGAAGGGAAGACAGGTCATTGGAGAAAGAGGTCAAAGGAAGCCACCAGGCCTGTGCCTCCTTCCTGGGTCTGGATCTGGGAAGACGGTGGCCCTTCTGACCTCTTCCCCGTGTTCCGGTCCCTGGGCCCACTCCCAGAAGGAGCCCTGGACGTGAGCCTGAACCGGCCAGgagccctgctctgtgcctccACCAACCGAGCAGGTGGTTCTGCAGGAGGAGGTCCTGGGAGAGGCAGCCTTCCTCACTCGGGATCACTCCTGACTCTAAAGTCCACTGAGACTGGCCTCCGCGGTGCAAAGGACAACAGTTCCTTTCTCCCCGGaggcctccctcaccccttccccacctccccgctCGTCCCCTCCCCAGCAGCCAGGTTCTGCCATTAGATGATCAGTCGCTTTTCCAAGAAGCGCCCCCCCCATGCCCCGCCCCAGTTTCAGACTCTTAAAAAAACGCGCTCTGGGAAGAAGGAAACGAACTCCAACTTGGCACCCACCTTTCCCGCTCTTCCAAGAGAGCTTTCCTTCTGAGAAGCGGGGAGCTGCACACAGCGTTCGCAGGAATGCAGGCTGGCTCCTGAGGCCGGACTGTTTGTGGGGCAGCGAGGGGAAGGCGGCCCAGGGGAGTGGTCACGgcggggaaggaaagaaggccaTTGGACTGACTTCGCGACGGAATGTAGGCCAGGTCCCTAGTCGTCCGATtgcctcacctcctcctctgACTCCACCCGCCTCCGTCTCCACCtccgccctccccagcccccgggCTCCCTGGCCAGTTGTTCCTTCCTGTGACTCCACTGAGTGGCGCCCAGACGGAGCCAGTGACCTTCAGCCGGCAGCAGGGGGATAAGAAGTAGACAGAAAGCAGCCTGTTTGGAGAGATGTACAATGGTCTCTTTCTTGAGCGGCCTTTAGCTCTTCCCTGATTTCCTCAGCTGTTGACTTATTTTTGCTGGATGCTACCAAGAAGGGAATGGGCCCCTTGCAGATACACGTGGTGTTTTCGTCCCAGAGCCTTTGAGAGGTGAGAggcaggaggggggcggggggggcgtgCACTCCGGCTGCCCAGGCCCTGCTGTGTCACATCCTGACTTTGCTCCGGGACCAGCTCCCCCGGGACCTCcctttcatcatctgtaaaatggggatatgatGTCAACCCGGTGGCTGGCACACAATCAAACTCCTCAGCAATCATCATTACTGTTGTCGCTTTATTATTAAAGTTCTCGAGGAGTCTTTGGAGAGTATGCGGCCCAGGGCACCACGAGCCTTTTCCACATCCCCCCCTCCCCTAGTGGCCTTCCTTCCTTTGCTGCCATCATCTTTTCTCAATCACAGCAGCACTTTCCTGAAATAGCAGCTTTTCTCTCCCAGAAAAGCCCACGTGGGAGAAGGCAGTCCTGTCTGCCTGCTTGTCCGCCCTCCAGCCTTCTTGCCTTCAACAAATGTTCTGTGGGTGCTCACTCCATGCTGGGTGCCCAAACCTGCAGGAGCCCCTGCCCTCTGGGGGTTCGTAGTCTGGGAGGGAACAGTGGTGTCGACAGATCCATCCAGTA
Coding sequences within:
- the SOD3 gene encoding extracellular superoxide dismutase [Cu-Zn], coding for MLAPALLCAYLLLAARASRAWSDPDPEEPGSSTAAQIRDMHEKVTAIWQEMTQRQAAGDRPDAALHAACRVQPSATLDAAQPRVSGLVLFRQQVPGARLEAFFDLEGFPAEPNNSSRAIHVHQFGDLSQGCDSTGAHYNPRAVPHPQHPGDFGNFAVRDGRLWKYRGGLAASLFGPHSIVGRAVVVHAGEDDLGRGGNAASVENGNAGPRLACCVVGVCGPLPWARQAQEHAERRKRRRDSECKAV